The following proteins are co-located in the Halarcobacter sp. genome:
- a CDS encoding cation diffusion facilitator family transporter: MTAQKKATIVSSSVAALLTLIKLVVGIASGSVAVLASAIDSVLDMFVSVFNYFAINNSEKPADETFNYGRGKIEALASVIEGTIITLSGLFLLYQAIEKAIKGEVSQYLGISLTVMIISLVITIALVLYLNKIAKQTESMVIKADALHYKTDVYTNLAVLVSLVLVNFTGIELIDVVVGGGISIFIIYSAYELIQEGILVLLDRAVDEEIVENIVKIIENEERVNTHHLLKTREAGNQTFVDVHLVFDCLITLMEAHRITDRIEEKIKMLNSNKDWVINIHMDPYDDFEINESTKTCSIV, from the coding sequence ATGACAGCACAAAAAAAAGCCACAATAGTCTCAAGTAGTGTTGCAGCATTATTAACTCTAATTAAATTAGTAGTTGGTATTGCTAGTGGATCAGTTGCAGTTTTGGCTTCTGCAATTGATTCAGTACTAGATATGTTTGTCTCAGTGTTTAATTATTTTGCAATTAATAATTCTGAAAAACCAGCAGACGAAACATTTAATTATGGTAGAGGGAAAATTGAAGCACTTGCTTCAGTTATAGAAGGTACTATAATTACACTGTCTGGATTATTTTTACTCTATCAAGCTATTGAAAAAGCTATTAAAGGTGAAGTATCACAATACTTAGGTATATCCCTTACAGTTATGATTATTTCACTAGTTATTACTATTGCTTTAGTTTTATATTTAAACAAAATTGCTAAACAAACAGAGAGTATGGTGATAAAAGCGGACGCATTACACTACAAAACTGATGTATATACAAATCTTGCTGTTTTAGTATCTTTAGTATTAGTTAATTTCACTGGTATTGAACTTATTGATGTAGTTGTTGGTGGTGGAATTTCAATATTTATTATCTACTCAGCCTATGAACTAATTCAAGAAGGTATTTTAGTTTTACTAGATAGAGCTGTAGATGAAGAGATTGTTGAAAATATAGTTAAAATAATAGAAAATGAAGAGAGAGTAAACACTCATCACTTACTAAAGACAAGAGAAGCTGGAAACCAAACATTTGTAGATGTTCATTTAGTATTTGATTGTTTAATAACTTTAATGGAAGCTCATCGAATTACTGATAGAATAGAAGAAAAAATTAAAATGCTTAACTCAAATAAAGATTGGGTTATAAATATTCATATGGATCCATATGATGATTTTGAAATAAACGAAAGCACTAAAACCTGTTCAATTGTATAA
- the abc-f gene encoding ribosomal protection-like ABC-F family protein, whose product MALIDLQNISKQYDIKVILKDVNFTLTEGQRIAVIGQNGQGKSTLFKIIMNQVEPDYGEISIDKSVKIEMLDQQPKFKSGINVREAIEAQLIELKSAKTEYENITNQIITDYENQELLKRQSELATFIEFHNAWDLDNMIERVLEEFQLKQYEHKDVNLLSGGEQRRVSLAGLLLKKPDILLLDEPTNHLDVYMVEFLESLLLKNNFTLLFISHDRYFIDNIATSVVEVEGGTLRKFNGGYSSYLEQKEQMLENMQKEHENLLRLVKREAHWMQRGVTARRKRNERRKAEYFDLKKKAKSNPALIKKMSVELQREQKSFNSEEKQQNKKKMLYELDKISKSLGDKLLIKDFTSRILQKDTIAIVGPNGSGKSTLLKIFMEKMKVDSGEFKKGDFNIGYFDQQRDMLDDNKNIMETFCPNGGDRVILDDGRNMHVFGYLKNFLFPREYLEKKIGVLSGGEKNRVALALLFTKKVDCLILDEPTNDLDIPTINILEEYLQNFQGALIFVSHDRYFVDKIAKKLFIFKGEGTVEESFQPYTEYLEIEKEIKELSSFELEVQKEKTQTKEENKPKKQNKLSYKDQREYDSLPKEIEELEEKIEQINICLSTPSCYEEKGIVAVSKELEETEKVYEEKVERFLELEEMVESFN is encoded by the coding sequence ATGGCACTAATAGACTTACAAAACATAAGCAAACAATACGATATAAAAGTTATTTTAAAAGATGTTAATTTTACTTTAACTGAAGGTCAAAGAATAGCTGTAATTGGTCAAAATGGTCAAGGAAAATCAACTTTATTTAAAATTATTATGAATCAAGTTGAACCTGACTATGGAGAGATTTCTATTGATAAATCTGTAAAAATAGAGATGTTAGACCAACAACCAAAATTTAAGTCAGGTATAAATGTAAGAGAAGCGATAGAGGCTCAACTTATAGAATTAAAATCTGCAAAAACTGAATATGAAAATATCACAAATCAAATCATTACAGACTATGAAAACCAAGAGCTTTTAAAAAGACAAAGTGAACTTGCAACTTTTATTGAGTTTCACAATGCTTGGGATTTGGATAATATGATTGAAAGAGTTTTAGAAGAGTTTCAATTAAAGCAATATGAGCATAAAGATGTAAATCTTCTAAGTGGTGGTGAGCAAAGAAGAGTTAGCCTTGCAGGATTACTTCTTAAAAAACCTGATATATTACTTCTTGATGAGCCTACAAACCACCTTGATGTATATATGGTTGAGTTTTTAGAATCACTACTTTTAAAAAACAATTTTACCCTACTTTTTATCTCTCATGATAGATATTTTATAGATAATATAGCAACATCAGTTGTAGAGGTAGAAGGTGGAACCTTAAGAAAATTTAATGGTGGGTACTCTTCATATTTAGAACAAAAAGAGCAAATGCTTGAAAATATGCAAAAAGAGCATGAGAACCTGTTAAGACTTGTAAAAAGAGAAGCTCATTGGATGCAAAGAGGTGTAACAGCTAGAAGAAAAAGAAATGAAAGAAGAAAAGCTGAATACTTTGATTTAAAAAAGAAAGCAAAATCAAACCCTGCTCTAATCAAAAAAATGTCTGTTGAACTTCAAAGGGAACAAAAATCTTTTAATAGTGAAGAGAAACAACAAAACAAAAAAAAGATGCTTTATGAATTAGATAAAATATCTAAATCTCTAGGTGATAAACTTCTTATTAAAGACTTTACTTCAAGAATTTTACAAAAAGATACTATAGCAATTGTTGGACCAAATGGAAGTGGAAAATCTACTCTTTTAAAAATCTTTATGGAAAAGATGAAAGTTGATAGTGGTGAGTTTAAAAAAGGTGATTTCAATATTGGTTATTTTGACCAACAAAGAGATATGCTAGATGATAATAAAAATATTATGGAAACATTCTGTCCAAATGGTGGAGATAGAGTAATATTAGATGATGGAAGAAATATGCATGTATTTGGATATTTGAAAAACTTCCTTTTCCCTAGAGAATATTTAGAGAAAAAAATTGGTGTTTTAAGTGGTGGAGAAAAAAATAGAGTTGCCTTAGCACTACTTTTTACTAAAAAAGTTGATTGTTTAATTCTTGATGAACCTACAAATGACCTAGATATTCCTACAATCAATATTTTAGAAGAGTATTTACAAAATTTTCAAGGTGCATTGATTTTTGTATCTCACGATAGATATTTTGTAGATAAAATTGCTAAAAAACTTTTTATATTTAAAGGTGAAGGAACAGTTGAAGAGAGTTTTCAGCCTTATACTGAATACTTAGAAATAGAAAAAGAGATAAAAGAGTTAAGCTCTTTTGAACTTGAAGTTCAAAAAGAAAAAACTCAAACAAAAGAAGAAAATAAACCTAAAAAACAAAATAAATTATCATATAAAGACCAAAGAGAATATGATTCTTTACCAAAAGAGATTGAAGAATTAGAAGAGAAAATTGAGCAAATAAATATCTGCTTATCTACTCCATCTTGTTATGAAGAAAAAGGAATAGTTGCTGTTTCAAAAGAGTTAGAAGAGACAGAAAAAGTCTATGAAGAAAAAGTAGAAAGATTTTTAGAACTAGAAGAGATGGTTGAAAGCTTTAACTAG
- a CDS encoding GatB/YqeY domain-containing protein translates to MSLKQRLKDDLKLAMREKNIVKRDSIRAINTLIKQIEVDERKELSDEDVVKLIQKGIKQREEAVIQYKDAGRDDLVQKEQEQIDVFKVYLPAQVSDEELEAGLKEIIAAVDAQTMKDIGKVMGQATKKFAGVADGKRINEMTKKLLG, encoded by the coding sequence ATGAGTTTAAAACAACGACTAAAAGATGATTTAAAACTTGCAATGAGAGAAAAAAATATTGTAAAAAGAGACTCAATTAGAGCAATAAATACTTTGATTAAACAAATCGAAGTTGATGAGAGAAAAGAATTATCAGATGAAGATGTAGTAAAACTTATTCAAAAGGGTATCAAGCAAAGAGAGGAAGCTGTAATCCAATATAAAGATGCAGGAAGAGATGACCTAGTTCAAAAAGAACAAGAACAAATTGATGTATTTAAAGTATACTTACCAGCACAAGTTAGTGATGAAGAACTTGAAGCAGGATTAAAAGAGATTATAGCAGCTGTAGATGCACAGACTATGAAAGATATTGGTAAAGTTATGGGACAAGCAACTAAAAAATTTGCTGGTGTTGCTGATGGAAAAAGAATCAATGAAATGACAAAAAAATTATTAGGATAA
- a CDS encoding GGDEF domain-containing protein, translating into MESKVQKVVKETILSLHEKGIPATPNEYHKEFCKFSKIHNLTVQECELFKKLVSKLSKNEQIEIEKKSITTFEDLIPILLNRVSKDNLNSLAKIFQQSIIPSISIDINEERNKFSIKIGDSPALMFEEDIQKEMQNYITKRFEADKKVVKQKTAEIAKMLTLMGQYFNDAIQSSGSGSENVSNIKSEIQSIDMQTPNIETLTSLQTKLIDAAKSIEDEMNHVGEKLTSGKSEVETLEHQVKRLQEELEKTKEESIKDHLTGLLTRRAYEEAIKKIENTFIRNNTQYAIVFFDIDHFKKINDNYGHEAGDVILSTFAKILGKNTRDLDVVSRYGGEEFVAVVHFNLKRELLKYLKRIKSIIQENNFVYKNQKIHLTFSAGVSIRNNHSSYDSTIQKADMLLYEAKEAGRDRIILEDGTVI; encoded by the coding sequence ATGGAATCTAAAGTTCAAAAAGTAGTTAAAGAAACAATATTAAGTCTTCATGAAAAAGGTATCCCTGCAACTCCAAATGAGTACCATAAAGAGTTTTGTAAGTTTTCAAAAATTCACAATTTGACAGTTCAAGAATGTGAGCTTTTTAAAAAATTAGTTAGCAAATTGAGTAAAAATGAACAAATAGAGATAGAAAAGAAATCTATAACTACCTTTGAAGATTTGATACCAATCTTACTTAATAGAGTTTCAAAAGACAATTTAAACTCTTTAGCTAAAATATTTCAGCAATCAATCATACCTTCAATCAGTATTGATATAAATGAAGAAAGAAATAAATTCTCAATAAAAATTGGTGATTCTCCAGCATTAATGTTTGAAGAAGACATCCAAAAAGAGATGCAAAATTATATAACAAAAAGATTTGAAGCAGATAAAAAAGTTGTTAAACAAAAAACTGCTGAAATAGCTAAAATGTTAACTCTTATGGGACAATATTTTAATGATGCAATTCAAAGTAGTGGAAGCGGTTCTGAAAATGTATCAAATATAAAATCAGAGATTCAATCAATTGATATGCAAACTCCTAATATAGAAACATTGACATCACTTCAAACAAAACTTATTGATGCTGCAAAATCAATTGAAGATGAGATGAATCACGTAGGTGAAAAGTTAACATCGGGAAAATCTGAAGTTGAAACCTTAGAACATCAAGTAAAAAGATTACAAGAAGAATTAGAAAAAACAAAAGAAGAGAGTATAAAAGATCATTTAACAGGACTTCTTACTAGAAGGGCTTATGAGGAAGCAATTAAAAAGATTGAAAATACTTTTATACGCAACAATACTCAATATGCAATTGTATTTTTTGATATTGACCACTTCAAGAAAATAAACGATAACTATGGGCATGAAGCAGGAGATGTAATACTTTCTACATTTGCAAAAATTCTAGGTAAAAATACAAGAGACCTAGATGTAGTTTCAAGATATGGTGGAGAAGAGTTTGTTGCAGTTGTTCACTTTAATTTAAAAAGAGAATTACTAAAATATTTAAAAAGAATTAAATCAATAATACAAGAAAATAACTTTGTATATAAAAATCAAAAAATACATTTAACCTTTTCAGCTGGTGTATCTATTAGAAATAATCACAGTAGCTATGATAGTACTATACAAAAAGCAGATATGTTATTGTATGAAGCAAAAGAAGCTGGAAGAGATAGAATCATTTTAGAAGATGGTACAGTTATTTAA
- a CDS encoding glycoside hydrolase family 3 N-terminal domain-containing protein, which translates to MVQLFKTITLILLLISCLNANELKEQEIKKLIGRSIIIGFDGLTLTSNLKKNIDKYNLGGVILFNKDYKTKNIKNIKNPQQLKKLTFDIQSYSKYKMLISIDQEGGKVSRLNPKNGFSRIPSAKDISTKNIHEAKKEYKKLARNLKQEGINLNFAPVVDLAINPNNRVIVQLERSYSKNPTEVVKYASVFIEEQNRYGIKSVIKHFPGHGSSNTDSHKGFVDITNTWDEKELIPYKQLIKDNKVDFIMTAHVFNKKLDNKYPATLSSKINTNLLRKKLKFKGIIISDDLQMKAITKHYSLRERLKLAINSGVNILLFGNQLEKNDLKTIIDTIYDLIEKKEINLSKIIESNKLIKNIIDKKQ; encoded by the coding sequence ATGGTACAGTTATTTAAAACTATCACTTTAATACTACTTTTAATCTCTTGTTTAAATGCAAATGAATTAAAGGAACAAGAGATTAAAAAACTCATTGGTAGAAGTATAATTATAGGTTTTGATGGTCTAACTTTAACTTCAAACTTAAAAAAGAATATAGATAAATATAATTTAGGTGGTGTAATCTTATTTAATAAAGATTATAAAACAAAAAATATAAAAAATATAAAAAATCCCCAACAACTAAAAAAGCTAACATTTGATATTCAAAGCTACTCAAAATACAAAATGCTTATTTCTATCGACCAAGAGGGCGGAAAAGTTAGTAGATTGAACCCTAAAAATGGTTTTTCTCGAATTCCTAGTGCTAAAGATATATCTACAAAAAATATACATGAGGCAAAAAAAGAATACAAAAAACTTGCAAGAAATCTAAAACAAGAGGGTATAAATTTAAACTTTGCTCCAGTTGTAGATTTAGCTATTAATCCTAATAATAGAGTTATAGTGCAGCTTGAACGTTCATATTCTAAAAACCCTACTGAAGTAGTAAAATATGCTTCAGTATTTATTGAAGAACAAAATAGATATGGCATAAAATCTGTAATTAAACATTTTCCAGGACATGGTTCATCAAATACAGATTCTCATAAGGGTTTTGTAGACATAACTAATACTTGGGATGAAAAAGAATTGATTCCATACAAACAATTAATAAAAGATAATAAAGTAGATTTTATTATGACTGCACATGTATTTAATAAAAAACTTGATAATAAATATCCAGCAACTCTTTCTTCTAAGATAAATACAAATCTTTTAAGAAAGAAATTAAAGTTTAAAGGCATAATCATAAGTGATGATTTACAAATGAAAGCTATAACAAAGCATTATTCATTAAGGGAAAGATTAAAGTTAGCAATTAATTCAGGAGTTAATATATTGCTTTTTGGAAATCAATTAGAAAAAAATGATTTAAAAACAATTATTGATACAATTTATGATTTAATAGAAAAAAAAGAGATAAATTTATCTAAAATTATAGAATCTAATAAACTAATAAAAAATATCATTGATAAGAAACAATAG
- a CDS encoding HAMP domain-containing sensor histidine kinase, giving the protein MLTLMVIKNVDQLKDNLSVQTHIRLDEQKILLKSALVAPIVQMDYATIDAILKETKKISTINYLAVVDSRNNCIASIGWKDCKNLPIPEKEPFSDESLEDERFDTNIPITLSSQNLGKAYLGLSTKFYVQAKEEMITRSIIIAMIELILSAFLLITVSKWIIKNLVKLTHTADAIAHGDYTQRIDLGDSKETFDLQNSFNLMAKNIEKNIDNLKLSNKKEKKLFEKLKSQLEKNNEQAQLIKHQTRMAVIGEMLNNIAHQWRQPLNAITVQLSSLKLKNELNIMEENDISDTADSVMKYAKYLSNTIDDFRNFMKSNPGKENFSVRETFQKAVDIVNASLKNNYINLSIEDDKKDFFIDGIKNELTQVFINILNNSKDVLLENKVKQRVIEVKFYEDNEDIIITIQDNAGGVDESIIDKIFDPYFTTKHKSQGTGIGLYMSSKIINEHFNGEIIVKNEDIEFEGNSYKGAKFYIVLPS; this is encoded by the coding sequence ATGCTCACTTTAATGGTAATAAAGAATGTTGACCAACTTAAAGACAATCTATCAGTACAAACTCATATTCGACTTGATGAGCAAAAGATTCTTTTAAAAAGTGCATTGGTTGCTCCTATTGTTCAAATGGATTATGCAACAATAGATGCAATACTCAAAGAAACAAAGAAGATTTCCACTATTAATTATCTTGCAGTTGTTGATAGTAGAAATAATTGTATAGCATCTATTGGATGGAAAGATTGTAAAAATTTGCCAATCCCTGAAAAAGAACCTTTTTCTGATGAATCTTTAGAAGATGAAAGGTTTGATACAAATATACCTATTACATTGTCTTCTCAAAATCTTGGAAAAGCATATTTAGGATTATCTACAAAATTTTATGTTCAAGCAAAAGAAGAGATGATTACAAGAAGTATAATAATAGCCATGATTGAATTAATACTTTCTGCTTTTCTTCTTATAACTGTTAGTAAATGGATAATTAAAAATTTAGTAAAATTAACACATACTGCAGATGCTATAGCTCATGGTGACTATACTCAAAGGATAGATTTAGGAGATAGTAAAGAGACTTTCGATTTACAAAATTCATTTAATCTTATGGCAAAAAATATTGAAAAAAATATTGATAATTTAAAGCTTTCAAATAAAAAGGAGAAAAAACTTTTTGAAAAATTAAAATCTCAACTTGAAAAAAATAATGAACAAGCCCAATTAATAAAACATCAAACAAGGATGGCCGTTATTGGAGAGATGTTAAATAATATAGCACATCAATGGAGACAACCTCTAAATGCAATTACAGTTCAATTAAGTAGTTTAAAATTAAAAAATGAACTAAATATTATGGAAGAGAATGATATAAGTGATACGGCTGATAGTGTTATGAAATATGCAAAATATTTAAGTAATACTATTGATGATTTTAGAAATTTTATGAAAAGTAATCCTGGGAAAGAAAATTTTAGTGTAAGAGAAACTTTTCAAAAAGCAGTTGATATTGTAAATGCTTCTTTAAAAAATAATTATATAAATTTAAGTATAGAAGATGACAAGAAAGATTTTTTTATAGATGGAATAAAAAATGAATTAACACAAGTGTTTATTAATATACTTAATAATTCAAAAGATGTTTTATTGGAAAATAAAGTTAAACAAAGAGTTATTGAAGTAAAGTTTTATGAAGACAACGAAGATATTATAATTACAATCCAAGATAATGCTGGGGGTGTTGATGAATCAATTATAGATAAAATATTTGATCCGTATTTTACAACAAAGCATAAGAGTCAAGGTACAGGAATAGGCTTATATATGAGCTCAAAAATTATAAATGAACATTTCAATGGTGAGATTATTGTAAAAAATGAAGATATTGAGTTTGAAGGCAATAGCTATAAAGGTGCTAAATTTTATATAGTTTTACCTAGTTAA
- a CDS encoding PhnD/SsuA/transferrin family substrate-binding protein, protein MNLKVILLSFFTLFTFIYAQKNDITIGIAPHSSTRVILESHQDLRLFIEKYFDRPVRIVTAKNFSEFSKRSNEGTFYDLVLTSPNLAVLAQRMGSYTPIMTYKKGLSTIILSKDKNILKKGKYPLDVIGLDPVSFPTLDAQEWLDKQGFNEDEKIRYTYTSATDSSIAILLNNHADMIIMSLPNYLKLLDNKMKDKVHVIYQSEPKPSRVYLAKDKDGITLDEWKKALEAFTKSKDGQNHLKKTKLEGFKKIESKDLNSLEPIVKKTMKRLYK, encoded by the coding sequence ATGAATTTAAAAGTAATTTTACTATCATTTTTTACTTTATTTACATTTATATATGCTCAAAAAAATGATATAACTATAGGGATTGCTCCCCATTCTTCTACTAGAGTTATTTTAGAATCACACCAAGATTTGAGATTATTTATTGAAAAATATTTTGATAGGCCAGTTAGAATTGTAACTGCAAAAAACTTTAGTGAGTTTTCTAAACGTTCAAATGAGGGTACTTTTTATGATTTGGTTTTAACTTCTCCAAATCTTGCAGTGCTTGCTCAAAGAATGGGTTCATATACTCCAATTATGACTTATAAAAAAGGCTTATCAACGATAATATTATCAAAAGATAAAAATATATTAAAAAAAGGAAAATATCCTTTAGATGTTATTGGTTTAGATCCTGTGTCTTTTCCTACACTTGATGCACAAGAGTGGTTAGATAAACAAGGATTTAATGAAGATGAAAAGATAAGATATACATATACTAGTGCTACAGATAGTTCAATAGCTATTCTTTTAAATAATCACGCAGATATGATTATTATGTCTTTACCAAATTATTTAAAACTTTTAGATAATAAAATGAAAGACAAAGTTCATGTAATTTACCAAAGTGAACCTAAACCAAGTAGAGTATATTTGGCAAAAGATAAAGATGGCATAACTCTAGATGAATGGAAAAAGGCATTAGAAGCCTTTACTAAGTCAAAAGATGGACAAAATCATCTAAAAAAAACAAAACTGGAAGGTTTTAAAAAAATAGAATCAAAGGATTTAAATAGTCTTGAACCAATTGTTAAAAAAACTATGAAACGGTTATACAAGTAA